ATCGGCTTAGAGAAAGTGCTCTTTAACTGCCTACACTGTACAACGTTACTCAGCTTTTGCAATTAGGATACATTCTGAAATACTGTATCTTCTGACGTGAATCAACATGTTCAACAGAGGATTGCATTCTgaataatatctttttttttcaatttatttttaggATTCATTGTAGACATAATTCAACTTTCAATGAATTAGGTTAAATTCTGAAAGTGAATAGATAGTAAATGAAAACTGATACAGTTCAACACAATTCATATCATGTTTCCAGTTGTTGTTAACACATAGAATGAACAGTTTACGACAATATCAGCCTGCTGGTATGGCGGACGAATTATACCTGAAATTCCGATTTTAAGATTCGTAAGACATGACTAATCGatataatttcttttctttaataACAACCACTCCTTCCAATGTCTCCCTTACCACTGCCCCATTGCCATCCTTGTGGGAAAGGCTTCCGATTTTGTCTCCTGGCCTATAGTTTAGGTTATGCCCCTTGAGGAAGGTCATTATGGGTTCTGCCCCTAGTTGCGACCAATGTTTTAAAACTGACACTTGCGACTCTCTGTTTGGCGATTACTTTTAAAGTTGATGGCAATGACTGGTTCGCCAATTGACAGTGTGATGTGACCAGTTCTACTGTTTCGATGTGTGGTATATTGCGATTGCTTGTAAAAAAACGTCCACCAGAGCCGCATTATCCTTCTACATCGTCCTTTAAAGACCATCTTGTGATCATGTGATGTAAAACGTTTGAATATTGTATGACATATATAGAAATTATTAAGATTAAAATCTACAATGGAAAAGTAATATCCTATGAACCAAGATGAACGAAAGTTCACCAAATGGgtaaatatttttacatataaaatacatacataccaagAAGCGTCCAGACAAAGGATGGTTCATTCTGTATCATAGCTGCCACGGTGTCACCAGGTGTTAGGTTCAGAGAAAGGACAATATTTGCAATCTTATCTGCCATGGCGTTAACTAGTTCATAGCTATACTCTTTGTCCTCGAAATACAGAAACACCTTTTTGGGGTGCTGCTTTGCATGTTTTTCGAACCTATCAATAAGGTACACTTCATTAATTAGGTCTTGATTAGTTCTATCACTAATTTTCTTTGTCCCTAACATGGTGGTAAAATCGTCCCTGATCCATGGAAACAGAGTACGCCATACTGCAATGGCGCCCCCTACAGTTCCTGCAGCACCATAAAGAACTTCCTGTCGGCTAGGAGGCATTGTCACACCACTATCAGAAAGACAAAATACAACTGCATGAAATAAATACCAACAAATGAATAATACATCAAATTGTTGGATTTTATGATAAAACGGACGTAAAGTGTTATTCATTCATCTTATTcattgtacaattataatatactgatatttaaacactttgatatttgaatatgGTTTATTACAGAAATAGTACATCTACTTGTGCAATGAAACATACCTGTGATATGGTCCTTGTACGTCAACCTTATGAGGCCGTGTTAAACAGCGACCCCTGAATAATTCCCGATTGACCTTGGCCTCAAGTAAGAGTCACATCAAGTCGAATATTGGGTCACCATATAGGAGTATATGTGCATACATAACAAAGTAACAATGTACACCTCTACCACGTTATTTTATCCcaatattacatataacaaTGTAGACTACTAATACCAGTTATATCCGATTATTACTCATAACAGTTTAGACCACAAACACCTTACTTTATCACATtattacatacaacaataaaaatcaCTAACACCTTATTATATCCGATTATTACCTATTACAATGTAGACCACTAACATCTTATCACATTTCATTATTACATATAACAATGTAGACCACTAACACCATATTATATCCCATTATTACTTATAACAATGTGGATAactataacattattatatcacaatattatatataacaatgaagaCCACTAACACCTTATTACATTcttttattacatataacaaTGTAGACCACTTACACCTTATTATATTCTATTATTACATATAACAATGTAGACCACTTACACTTTATTATATTCTATTATTACATATAACAATGTAGACCACTTACACCTTATTACATTCCATTATTACATATAACAATGTAGACTACTTACACCTTATTACATTCCATTATTACATATAACAATGTAGACCACTTACACCTTATTACATTCCATTAttcatatataacaatgtagacCACTTACACCTTATTACATTCCATTAttcatatataacaatgtagacCACTTACACCTTATTACATTCCATTATTACATATAACCGCGTAGACCTCTAACAACTTATCACATTCTATTATTACATATAACCGTGTAGACTTCTAACACCTTATTATATTCTATTATTACATATAACAATGTAGACCACTTACACCTTTTTTATTCTATTATTACATATAACAATGTAGACCACTTACACCTTATTACATTCCATCATTACATATAACAATGTAGACTACTAACACCTTATTACATTCCATCATTACATATAACAATGTAGACTACTAACA
The sequence above is drawn from the Pecten maximus chromosome 9, xPecMax1.1, whole genome shotgun sequence genome and encodes:
- the LOC117333986 gene encoding long-chain fatty acid transport protein 6-like; the encoded protein is MPPSRQEVLYGAAGTVGGAIAVWRTLFPWIRDDFTTMLGTKKISDRTNQDLINEVYLIDRFEKHAKQHPKKVFLYFEDKEYSYELVNAMADKIANIVLSLNLTPGDTVAAMIQNEPSFVWTLLGLQKIGMVDAFINYHLTAEPLLHSIRASNAKVIIVGSGIGMVFKPIV